The Cinclus cinclus chromosome 3, bCinCin1.1, whole genome shotgun sequence genome has a window encoding:
- the CALHM4 gene encoding calcium homeostasis modulator protein 4, with translation MTFLPKWLTFLKGKEVIIANAIIAILTIGGQQLFSFFTFSCPCHVGQNLIYGLAFLGVPALILLILGYALNNQTWRLVMGKRSHFGRVTSSNWLLKCKLVCFVLCSITGRALVAPVTWLAVTLINGSYYICAVSEYVPGYYYGAAPNVTTGERSRILATFPCSQLVPPELSRARDEVILLLRYQSQVAGWLLIAVVVITVFLSYCLASCFSPLSFLHFRYWSSYVHNEQELFDEATDQHSRLYAMQNVRKFFGFFPGSETVKEIRIPSLKEWQAISGLAFLKRVDEEHYDYSLLHDWALKERASGKYLRIDEDPGIITQL, from the exons ATGACTTTTCTTCCAAAGTGGTTAACTTTTCTAAAAGGCAAAGAGGTTATTATTGCCAATGCAATAATTGCAATATTGACAATTGGTGGGcagcagcttttctcttttttcacattcagctgtccctgccatgttGGACAGAACCTGATCTATGGGCTGGCTTTCCTAGGAGTGCCTGCACTGATCCTTCTGATTCTTGGCTATGCCCTGAACAACCAGACTTGGAGGCTAGTTATGGGCAAAAGGTCTCATTTTGGGAGGGTGACTTCATCAAACTGGTTGCTGAAATGCAAGCTGGTCTGCTTCGTCTTGTGCAGCATCACTGGGAGGGCGCTGGTTGCTCCAGTCACATGGCTTGCAGTCACCCTGATAAATGGCTCGTATTATATCTGTGCTGTGAGCGAGTATGTCCCTGGGTATTACTATGGAGCTGCTCCTAACGTTACCACTGGTGAGCGCAGTAGGATCTTGGCTACATTTCCCTGTAGTCAGCTGGTTCCTCCAGAGCTGAGCCGGGCAAGAGATGAAGTGATTCTCCTCCTCCGGTACCAGTCACAA gTGGCTGGCTGGCTTCTGATTGCTGTGGTAGTCATCACTGTGTTCCTTTCTTACTGCCTGGCAAGCTGTTTCTCCCCACTCAGCTTCCTGCATTTCAGATACTGGAGCAGCTATGTCCACAACGAGCAGGAGCTCTTTGATGAGGCGACAGATCAGCACTCCAGGCTCTATGCCATGCAGAATGTAAGGAAGTTCTTTGGCTTTTTCCCAGGAAGTGAGACTGTAAAGGAAATTCGTATCCCATCTCTCAAGGAGTGGCAGGCCATTTCTGGACTGGCCTTCCTGAAACGAGTGGATGAGGAACACTATGATTATAGCCTTCTCCATGACTGGGCACTCAAGGAGCGTGCAAGTGGAAAGTATCTGAGGATTGATGAAGACCCTGGAATCATAACACAGCTCTGA
- the RWDD1 gene encoding RWD domain-containing protein 1, with protein MTDYSEEQRNELEALESIYPDSFTVLSEKPTTFTITVTSEAGENDETVQTTLKFTYREKYPDETPLYEIVSQENLDDNDVMDIIKLLEQQAEENLGMVMIFTLVSAVQEKLNEIVDQIKTRREEEKKQKEREAEEEEKQRFHGTPVTIENFLNWKAKFDAELLEIKRKKMKEEEQAGKNKLSGKQLFEMDHNLDTSDIQFLEEAGNNVEVDESLFQEMDDLELDDEEDDPDYNPVNLDSD; from the exons ATGACCGACTACAGCGAGGAGCAGCGCAACGAGCTGGAGGCGCTGGAGTCCATCTACCCGGACTCGTTCACGG TATTGTCAGAAAAGCCAACAACTTTCACAATCACTGTGACATCTGAAGCTGGAGAAAATGATGAAA CTGTCCAAACAACCCTTAAATTTACCTATAGAGAAAAATACCCTGATGAAACTCCACTATATGAAATTGTCTCACAGGAGAATCTTGATGATAATGATGTCATGGACATAATAAAACTGCTGGAACAGCAG GCAGAAGAAAATTTAGGAATGGTAATGATCTTCACTCTAGTCTCAGCGGTACAGGAGAAGTTAAATGAAATAGTGGATCAGATAAAAACACgaagggaagaagagaagaaacagaaagaaagagaagcagaagaagaagagaaa CAACGTTTTCATGGCACTCCTGTTACCATTGAGAATTTCCTTAATTGGAAAGCCAAGTTTGATGCAGAGCttctagaaataaaaaggaaaaaaatgaaagaagaagaacaagCGGGCAAAAATAAGCTGAGTG gtAAACAGCTGTTTGAAATGGATCACAACCTTGACACCTCTGACATCCAGTTCTTGGAGGAAG CTGGAAACAATGTGGAGGTTGATGAATCTTTATTCCAAGAAATGGATGATTTAGAGTTGGATGATGAAGAGGATGACCCTGACTACAACCCTGTTAATTTAGATAGTGATTAG